One Spirochaeta africana DSM 8902 genomic window carries:
- the treY gene encoding malto-oligosyltrehalose synthase, with amino-acid sequence MEQLNSHQGPPPYPRATIRLQFRKEFTFADAQELVPYFAQLGASHIYASPVLLARPGSTHGYDIVDHNRFNPEIGTEESFAGLCRALHEHGMGLIMDFVPNHMGVGSDDNEWWLDVLEWGKSSPFAKFFDIDWDPVEAAVKGKILLPVLGDQYGTILENGELVLTYDHHEGSFSLWYYQHRFPIAVRHYGEILRLAGERCDKLLPYAKQFREIGTGGRSLRQHTLKRNEADDLKRRLSALISQDEQAKSAVQHALDRLNGIPGQPRSFDPLHALIQKQAYRPAYWRVAANEINYRRFFDINDLAALRMEQPELFDISHQLIFRLISEGKLQGLRLDHVDGLWDPRQYFERLQDRAAYALFESPFSGVETLGAHPDTACHAPEARLDQPFYVLVEKIMAKHETIRADWAISGTTGYEFLNTVNGLQVNHDAEEPLTDLYRSFTGRSVDLEQMIVEAKHLIMQDSLASELNVIANKLNRLAKQSRRTQDFSRIRLRQAFADISAYFPVYRSYVTERGIDPDGRRDVEWAVAKAKKASKGPDKSVYDFLYNVLTTDLLQQKGQGYRKSLLMEIVMGAQQFTGPVMAKAIEDTVFYRFGRLISMNEVGGHPDHFGSSVSAFHYQAKHRLQTHPFAMITSATHDHKRGEDTRARINMISELHQEWAEAVLRWSTMNARKKRITDDGPTPSPGDEYFLYQTLVGTFPVNLDLEDPECMDGYIARIRQYMEKSIREAKIFTSWTNVNQDYEDGMNDFIEKILTPNQSSVFLNDLQRFVRRILPGSYVNGLMQTTLKLTSPGVPDIYQGNDMWDYSLVDPDNRRPVDYGRRIDAMQRDNLSIEHARWLLETAVSGEVKLHVIRCILGLRRCYPDIFATGDYLPLETTGEHADRVLAFSRVHQDTQIVVIVPVQTAGLIQDSHLPLPVGWGDTVVHLTDQDTDHPWYWNNCLTGADLQGTSLMVSEVLADFPVAVLVKT; translated from the coding sequence ATGGAACAGCTGAATTCCCATCAGGGCCCGCCACCGTATCCGCGCGCGACCATCCGGCTGCAGTTTCGCAAGGAGTTTACCTTTGCAGACGCCCAAGAACTGGTGCCGTATTTTGCCCAGCTTGGTGCAAGCCATATATACGCCTCGCCGGTGTTGCTGGCACGCCCCGGTTCAACCCACGGCTACGACATAGTAGACCATAACCGCTTCAATCCGGAGATCGGCACCGAGGAAAGCTTTGCCGGTCTGTGCCGTGCCCTGCATGAACACGGCATGGGGCTGATCATGGACTTTGTGCCGAACCACATGGGCGTCGGGTCCGATGACAACGAGTGGTGGCTGGATGTACTGGAGTGGGGAAAAAGCTCGCCGTTTGCAAAGTTCTTTGACATAGACTGGGACCCGGTGGAAGCCGCCGTGAAGGGCAAGATTCTCCTGCCGGTACTGGGGGATCAATACGGCACAATCCTGGAGAACGGTGAGCTGGTGCTGACCTACGATCACCACGAAGGGAGCTTCAGCCTGTGGTACTATCAGCATCGCTTTCCGATTGCGGTGCGTCACTACGGCGAGATCCTGCGCCTGGCCGGTGAACGCTGTGACAAGCTGCTGCCGTATGCCAAACAGTTTCGGGAGATTGGCACCGGGGGGAGATCCCTGCGTCAGCACACCCTCAAGCGCAACGAGGCAGACGACCTGAAGCGCCGACTCTCTGCCCTGATCAGTCAGGATGAACAGGCAAAATCTGCCGTTCAGCATGCCCTGGACCGACTGAACGGCATCCCGGGACAGCCACGATCATTTGACCCACTCCATGCACTGATCCAGAAGCAGGCCTATCGCCCGGCCTATTGGCGGGTTGCAGCCAACGAGATCAATTACCGGCGGTTTTTTGATATCAACGATCTGGCGGCGCTTCGCATGGAGCAGCCTGAGCTGTTTGACATCAGTCATCAGCTGATTTTCCGGCTGATATCGGAGGGAAAACTGCAGGGCTTGCGTCTTGATCATGTCGACGGACTATGGGACCCGCGCCAGTATTTCGAGCGCCTGCAGGACCGGGCCGCATATGCACTGTTTGAAAGCCCGTTCTCCGGGGTGGAAACCCTCGGCGCCCACCCCGACACGGCCTGTCACGCCCCCGAGGCACGTCTGGATCAGCCATTCTACGTGCTGGTCGAGAAGATAATGGCCAAACATGAGACCATCCGTGCCGACTGGGCTATCTCGGGCACCACCGGCTACGAGTTCCTGAACACCGTGAATGGCCTGCAGGTAAACCATGATGCAGAGGAGCCGCTGACCGACCTGTACCGCAGCTTTACCGGCCGCAGTGTCGACCTGGAACAGATGATAGTGGAAGCCAAACACCTGATTATGCAGGACTCGCTGGCCAGTGAACTGAATGTAATCGCCAACAAGCTGAACCGACTGGCAAAACAGAGCCGGCGAACCCAGGACTTCTCCCGGATCCGGCTGCGCCAGGCCTTTGCCGATATCTCTGCCTACTTTCCGGTTTACCGGTCCTATGTAACCGAGCGCGGCATCGACCCGGACGGACGGCGCGATGTGGAATGGGCTGTTGCCAAGGCCAAGAAGGCATCCAAGGGCCCCGACAAATCAGTGTATGACTTCCTCTACAATGTACTGACAACCGATCTGCTGCAGCAAAAGGGTCAGGGGTACCGGAAATCACTGCTGATGGAGATCGTGATGGGAGCTCAGCAGTTTACCGGCCCGGTTATGGCCAAGGCGATCGAAGACACGGTGTTTTATCGTTTCGGGCGCCTGATCAGCATGAATGAGGTCGGTGGCCATCCCGATCATTTCGGCTCATCCGTCTCGGCCTTCCACTACCAGGCGAAGCACCGGCTGCAGACCCACCCGTTCGCGATGATTACCAGCGCAACCCACGACCACAAACGCGGAGAGGACACCCGGGCACGCATCAACATGATCAGTGAGCTGCATCAGGAATGGGCAGAGGCCGTACTGCGTTGGTCCACCATGAATGCCCGGAAAAAGCGGATCACCGATGATGGCCCGACCCCCAGCCCCGGCGATGAGTATTTTCTGTATCAGACCCTGGTGGGCACCTTTCCGGTCAATCTTGACCTGGAGGACCCGGAGTGCATGGATGGCTATATTGCACGTATCCGTCAGTACATGGAGAAATCCATCCGTGAGGCCAAGATATTCACCAGCTGGACCAACGTAAATCAGGACTACGAGGACGGGATGAACGACTTTATCGAAAAAATCCTTACGCCGAACCAAAGCAGCGTTTTTCTGAACGACCTGCAGCGCTTCGTTCGTAGAATTCTCCCGGGCAGTTATGTCAACGGACTGATGCAGACAACCCTCAAGCTCACCAGTCCGGGGGTCCCGGACATCTATCAGGGCAACGACATGTGGGACTACAGCCTGGTCGACCCCGACAATCGCCGCCCTGTTGATTACGGCAGACGAATCGATGCCATGCAGCGGGATAACCTCAGTATCGAACATGCCCGCTGGCTGCTGGAAACCGCCGTCAGCGGGGAGGTAAAGCTGCATGTTATTCGCTGTATCCTGGGGCTGCGGCGCTGTTACCCCGACATCTTCGCCACGGGAGACTACCTGCCGCTGGAAACCACCGGTGAGCATGCCGACCGCGTGCTGGCGTTCAGCCGGGTGCACCAAGACACGCAAATCGTGGTTATCGTGCCGGTTCAGACAGCCGGGCTTATCCAGGACAGCCATCTCCCGCTGCCGGTCGGCTGGGGCGATACCGTCGTCCACCTGACAGACCAGGATACTGACCACCCGTGGTACTGGAACAACTGCCTGACCGGGGCTGATCTGCAGGGCACCAGCCTGATGGTGTCGGAGGTCCTGGCCGATTTTCCGGTAGCTGTACTGGTGAAAACATGA